One Rubidibacter lacunae KORDI 51-2 genomic region harbors:
- the mnmE gene encoding tRNA uridine-5-carboxymethylaminomethyl(34) synthesis GTPase MnmE: MSQPEIAQQETIAAIATPVVSQQGSVSIVRLSGATAVAIARALFRAPGRQAWESHRILYGTIRHPDTQAIVDEALLLLMRSPRSYTREDVVEFHCHGGIVPVQQVLQLCVSRGARLAQPGEFTLRAFLNGRIDLTQAESVAELVGAQSVRASQVALAGLQGKLAQPLRQLRAGCLDILAEVEARIDFEDDLPPLDVDAVRDRLTAALHEVTDILATAERGELLRAGLAVAIVGRPNVGKSSLLNAWSRSDRAIVTELPGTTRDVVESQLVVGGIPVRVLDTAGIRDTGDRVEQLGVARSRAAAAAADLVILLVSAADGWTAEDAEIYGSVCDRPLLLVVNKVDLAPPERVRVPAAIAQVVPTVAARQEGIDALETAILSAVQADGIAIANTDIAINQRQAAVLTRAQVSLQHVSEAIAARLPLDFWTIDLRTAIRALGEVTGEDVTESVLERIFSRFCIGK; the protein is encoded by the coding sequence GTGTCCCAACCCGAGATCGCGCAACAGGAGACAATCGCCGCGATCGCCACGCCGGTGGTATCGCAGCAGGGCAGCGTTAGCATCGTGCGGCTGTCGGGGGCAACGGCCGTCGCGATCGCCCGCGCGCTGTTTCGCGCGCCGGGTCGCCAAGCTTGGGAATCGCACCGCATTCTCTACGGCACCATTCGCCATCCGGACACGCAGGCGATCGTTGACGAGGCGCTGCTATTGTTGATGCGGTCGCCGCGATCGTATACGCGAGAAGACGTGGTGGAGTTCCACTGTCACGGCGGCATCGTACCCGTCCAACAGGTTTTGCAACTGTGCGTTTCCCGAGGCGCACGGCTGGCACAGCCAGGCGAGTTCACCCTCAGGGCGTTCCTCAACGGCCGCATCGACCTCACCCAAGCCGAGAGCGTGGCCGAGTTAGTCGGCGCGCAATCGGTGCGGGCATCGCAAGTCGCCCTGGCCGGATTGCAAGGCAAGCTCGCCCAACCCTTGCGACAGCTGCGCGCTGGTTGTCTGGACATCCTCGCTGAAGTCGAAGCCCGCATCGACTTTGAAGATGACTTGCCGCCGCTAGACGTCGATGCGGTTCGCGATCGCCTGACCGCAGCTCTGCACGAAGTCACGGATATCTTGGCAACGGCGGAACGCGGCGAACTGCTGCGCGCCGGGTTGGCAGTGGCGATCGTCGGGCGACCGAATGTGGGGAAATCTAGCTTGCTCAATGCCTGGAGCCGAAGCGATCGCGCGATCGTGACCGAGCTGCCGGGGACGACACGCGACGTAGTGGAATCACAACTAGTTGTGGGCGGCATTCCCGTGCGCGTCTTGGATACGGCTGGGATTCGCGACACGGGCGATCGCGTCGAGCAGCTGGGCGTGGCGCGCTCGCGCGCGGCAGCGGCAGCGGCAGATTTGGTGATACTGTTGGTCTCGGCGGCAGACGGCTGGACGGCCGAGGATGCGGAGATTTACGGCAGCGTCTGCGATCGCCCGCTGCTGCTGGTCGTCAACAAAGTCGATCTCGCCCCTCCGGAGCGCGTGCGGGTTCCCGCGGCGATCGCGCAGGTGGTGCCGACTGTTGCGGCGCGTCAGGAAGGTATCGACGCATTGGAAACGGCGATTCTGTCTGCAGTGCAAGCGGATGGAATTGCGATCGCCAACACGGATATTGCCATCAACCAACGCCAAGCTGCCGTGCTGACACGGGCACAGGTGTCACTGCAACACGTTAGCGAGGCGATCGCCGCTCGGTTGCCCCTGGATTTTTGGACTATCGACCTCCGGACCGCCATCCGCGCCCTCGGGGAAGTCACGGGTGAAGACGTTACCGAGTCAGTGCTGGAGCGCATCTTCAGCCGCTTTTGTATTGGTAAGTGA
- the mdh gene encoding malate dehydrogenase, with amino-acid sequence MVDRSPLVSIVGAGKVGSTLAQRLIEKHLADVVLVDIAVGLPQGIALDLLEARSLEGHDRHICGTNDFADTAGSDVIVITAGLPRKPGMSRDDLIATNARIVVDVTRQAIARSPEAILIVVTNPLDVMAYLAWETAGVPPQQVLGMAGGLDSARLQTFIALELNVDVAEVSALVLGGHGDLMVPLPRYCTVRGVPITELLDEAAIARLVERTRNGGAEIVQLLKTGGAFYAPASATYQMVEAIVHDRARLMPAATYLNGEYGITDLFVGVPCFIDRRGAGKIHELSLTAAERHALHTSAESVRTNLAIARAALENG; translated from the coding sequence GTGGTCGATCGCTCTCCGCTCGTTTCCATTGTCGGTGCCGGTAAGGTTGGCAGCACCCTTGCTCAGCGCTTGATCGAGAAACACCTTGCCGACGTCGTGTTGGTCGATATTGCTGTTGGCTTGCCCCAAGGCATTGCGCTCGATTTACTGGAGGCGCGGAGCTTGGAGGGGCACGATCGCCACATTTGCGGCACGAACGACTTCGCTGATACCGCCGGATCGGACGTCATCGTCATCACGGCTGGACTGCCCCGCAAACCGGGCATGAGTCGCGACGACTTGATTGCTACCAACGCCCGCATCGTCGTCGATGTGACCCGGCAGGCGATCGCTCGCTCCCCTGAGGCGATCCTCATCGTCGTTACCAATCCCCTCGACGTAATGGCGTATCTGGCTTGGGAAACAGCAGGCGTGCCGCCACAACAGGTATTGGGGATGGCCGGTGGGTTGGATTCCGCTCGGTTGCAAACCTTTATTGCCTTGGAATTGAACGTCGATGTGGCGGAGGTGAGCGCGTTGGTATTGGGCGGCCACGGCGACCTGATGGTCCCGCTGCCGCGCTACTGCACCGTGCGCGGCGTCCCGATTACCGAGCTGCTCGACGAGGCGGCGATCGCCCGCTTGGTGGAGCGCACGCGCAATGGTGGCGCGGAAATCGTCCAGCTTTTGAAGACGGGCGGCGCGTTCTACGCTCCGGCGTCGGCAACCTATCAGATGGTAGAAGCGATCGTGCACGATCGCGCCCGGTTGATGCCCGCTGCCACGTATTTGAATGGCGAGTACGGCATCACCGATCTCTTCGTCGGCGTACCGTGCTTCATCGATCGCCGCGGTGCAGGCAAAATCCACGAGCTATCGCTGACCGCTGCCGAGCGCCACGCTCTCCACACGTCAGCAGAGTCCGTACGAACCAACCTCGCGATCGCCCGCGCGGCCCTCGAAAACGGTTAA
- a CDS encoding class I SAM-dependent methyltransferase: MVRTQFARITPQLASECPKCHAIAAQPAEPRKRSRSLSPKGVARSSSYSMRSPVTHCDDSTAGLHHEGRASFRVGDAFYRPTTRVVRDLGVLAAAVYRDRVGHLRVLDAMAGCGVRSLRYWLESHADFVRANDGNPDMKALLAENLQAAIAAGRAGITVENAHRLFLNCYSQQDFYDLVDIDSFGTPAQYLGTALWATCLGGLLYLTSTDGRAGTGNLPRRALQAYGVYTRLHPAAHEQALRVLIGAAQRQAAGLDRGIEPVFAYFTGSTYRVLVRYVSPRVLTPQNYGFLGYCRRCGNYTRVAWHRLGRSRCACDGGDLTHSGPQWLGALHNPEWLQAMQQQAIAWGWADRATLLAAMIAEADCPPWFFPLGEIGKRGRIDLPKRDRLLAALRDRGYRAATACVDTQAIKTDADMQVCVEVARSLLDRE; encoded by the coding sequence ATGGTGCGGACTCAGTTCGCCAGGATAACACCACAGCTCGCCAGCGAGTGTCCGAAATGCCACGCGATCGCCGCGCAGCCTGCAGAGCCGCGCAAGCGATCGCGATCGCTCTCGCCAAAGGGCGTGGCAAGATCGTCGAGTTACTCGATGCGATCGCCCGTGACTCATTGCGACGACTCCACTGCTGGTTTGCACCACGAAGGTCGCGCGTCCTTCCGCGTTGGCGATGCCTTTTACCGCCCGACCACCCGCGTCGTCCGCGATTTAGGCGTGCTTGCCGCTGCAGTCTACCGCGATCGCGTCGGTCACCTGCGTGTCCTCGACGCAATGGCAGGCTGTGGGGTGCGATCGTTGCGCTACTGGCTCGAAAGTCATGCCGACTTCGTGCGAGCTAACGACGGCAACCCAGACATGAAGGCATTGCTGGCGGAGAACTTGCAAGCGGCGATCGCGGCCGGCCGGGCGGGCATCACGGTCGAAAATGCCCACCGCCTGTTTCTCAACTGCTACAGCCAACAAGACTTTTACGACCTGGTCGACATCGATAGTTTCGGGACGCCGGCACAGTATCTCGGTACGGCGTTGTGGGCAACGTGTTTGGGGGGTTTGCTGTACCTCACCAGCACCGACGGCCGGGCGGGAACGGGAAATTTGCCCCGCCGCGCGTTGCAGGCCTACGGTGTCTACACGCGGTTGCATCCCGCCGCCCACGAACAGGCCCTACGCGTTCTCATCGGGGCGGCGCAGCGTCAGGCAGCCGGGCTCGATCGCGGCATCGAACCGGTGTTTGCTTATTTCACGGGCTCGACCTATCGCGTACTGGTGCGTTACGTATCGCCCCGCGTCTTGACGCCACAAAACTACGGCTTCCTGGGATACTGCCGTCGGTGTGGGAACTACACGCGCGTTGCCTGGCACCGCCTCGGGCGATCGCGGTGCGCGTGCGATGGCGGCGACCTCACCCACAGCGGTCCGCAATGGTTGGGCGCTCTCCACAACCCCGAGTGGTTGCAAGCCATGCAGCAACAGGCGATTGCCTGGGGTTGGGCCGATCGCGCGACGCTCCTGGCGGCCATGATTGCCGAAGCGGACTGTCCACCTTGGTTCTTTCCCCTGGGCGAAATCGGCAAGCGGGGGCGCATCGACCTGCCCAAACGCGATCGCCTGCTCGCAGCGCTCCGCGATCGTGGCTATCGGGCCGCAACGGCTTGTGTCGATACTCAAGCAATCAAGACCGATGCTGACATGCAGGTCTGCGTGGAGGTGGCGCGATCGCTGCTCGACCGAGAATAG
- the crtH gene encoding carotenoid isomerase, with product MSAVAPAAVAATSGQREYDAIVIGSGIGGLVTATQLAAKGASVLVLERYLIPGGSAGYFERAGYRFDVGASMIFGFGTEGTTNLLARALDAVGVSLETIPDPVQIHYHLPNDLSVRVHRDYKRFLQELGDRFPRERTGIRRFYDECWRVFECLNAMELLSLEEPRYLTRVFFQHPLACLGLARYLPQNAGDLARRYIRDPELLRFIDIECYCWSVVPADMTPAINAGMVFSDRHYGGINYPKGGVGQIAQKLVAGLEAAGGKILYKARVTQILQEGKRAVGVRLADGSEFLGRRIVSNATRWDTFEKLLPASALPGRERRWQQRYQKSPSFLSLHLGVKADVVPPNADCHHILLDDWAQMESSEGTIFLSIPTLLDPDLAPAGHHIFHTFTPTWIDGWQNLSPSEYQRKKDFAAERLIARLERVFPGLEAGLDYQEVGTPRTHRRFLGRADGTYGPIPRRKLLGLLGMPFNRTAVPGLYCVGDSTFPGQGLNAVAFSGFACAHRIAVDLGLKA from the coding sequence ATGAGTGCAGTAGCGCCAGCAGCAGTTGCGGCAACCAGTGGGCAAAGAGAGTACGACGCGATCGTCATCGGCTCGGGCATCGGCGGATTGGTAACGGCAACGCAGCTTGCGGCCAAAGGTGCATCGGTCTTGGTGCTGGAGCGCTACCTGATACCGGGTGGCAGTGCCGGATATTTCGAGCGGGCGGGTTATCGCTTCGATGTTGGTGCGTCGATGATTTTCGGATTCGGAACCGAAGGCACCACCAATTTGCTCGCGCGAGCGCTGGACGCCGTTGGCGTTAGCCTGGAAACCATCCCCGACCCGGTGCAGATTCACTATCACTTGCCGAACGACCTGAGCGTGCGCGTTCATCGCGATTACAAACGGTTTCTGCAGGAGTTGGGCGATCGCTTTCCCCGCGAGCGAACGGGCATTCGCCGCTTCTACGACGAATGCTGGCGGGTGTTCGAGTGCCTGAATGCGATGGAGCTGCTGTCGCTGGAGGAGCCCCGCTATCTGACGCGCGTGTTCTTCCAGCATCCCTTGGCTTGTTTGGGGCTGGCGCGCTATCTCCCTCAGAACGCGGGCGACCTGGCGCGGCGATACATTCGCGACCCGGAGTTGCTGCGGTTCATCGACATCGAGTGCTACTGCTGGTCGGTGGTGCCTGCGGACATGACGCCCGCGATCAACGCGGGGATGGTGTTCAGCGATCGCCACTACGGCGGCATCAATTATCCGAAAGGCGGCGTCGGGCAAATCGCACAGAAGCTGGTCGCAGGATTGGAAGCTGCCGGTGGCAAGATTCTCTACAAAGCCCGAGTCACGCAGATTTTGCAGGAGGGCAAGCGCGCCGTGGGCGTGCGGTTGGCCGACGGCAGCGAGTTTCTGGGGCGGCGTATTGTCTCGAACGCAACGCGCTGGGATACTTTCGAGAAATTATTACCGGCGTCGGCATTACCCGGGCGCGAGCGACGCTGGCAACAGCGCTATCAAAAGTCGCCGAGCTTCTTGAGCTTGCATTTGGGCGTGAAGGCTGATGTCGTGCCACCGAACGCCGACTGCCACCACATCCTGCTCGATGACTGGGCGCAGATGGAAAGCTCGGAAGGGACGATTTTCCTGTCAATACCCACGTTGCTCGACCCCGACTTGGCCCCGGCCGGACATCATATTTTCCATACTTTCACGCCGACCTGGATCGACGGGTGGCAGAATTTGTCGCCTAGCGAGTACCAACGGAAAAAAGACTTTGCGGCAGAGCGCCTGATTGCCCGGTTGGAGCGGGTCTTCCCGGGCTTGGAAGCCGGTCTCGACTACCAGGAAGTGGGAACGCCGCGCACCCATCGCCGCTTTCTCGGTCGCGCGGACGGCACATACGGTCCGATTCCGCGCCGCAAGCTGTTGGGATTGCTGGGGATGCCGTTCAATCGCACGGCGGTACCGGGGTTGTATTGCGTTGGCGACAGCACCTTTCCGGGGCAAGGACTCAATGCCGTTGCCTTCTCTGGTTTCGCCTGCGCGCACCGGATTGCTGTAGATCTGGGGTTGAAGGCTTAG
- a CDS encoding AGE family epimerase/isomerase yields the protein MTPSPVAIAAYRRKYERELFERVIPFWLQYSLDRERGGYFNCLDRDGSLYDTTKHVWLQGRQAWLFAKLYRTVESKPEWLAAARLGVDFLQHFAIRPDRRAYFSLTEDGKPIQLQRKIFSECFYTMALAEFSRASDRPDLLAAARDELATLWDWAYDWSYVGRPVLAGQHPAQSLAVPMILLNLIEEIAPDDASEYAVEVEDCIRRILLHVNSDEQLVYETVAPDGSQIASPQGRLLNPGHAIEAGWFLQHWAQRLQREDLSADAIAIVRWSFARGWDDEYGGIFYFLDAEGYSPTPLEWSMKLWWVQCEALYAHLLNFSLTGDRDDWDAFERVDAYCFEHFSDPKFGEWFGYCDRQGNVTHRFKGGPYKGCFHVPRALLLCWRLLQALETPNTQSVA from the coding sequence ATGACACCATCTCCGGTCGCGATCGCAGCATACCGCCGCAAATACGAACGCGAGCTGTTCGAGCGTGTCATACCGTTCTGGTTGCAGTACTCTCTCGATCGCGAGCGCGGCGGCTACTTTAACTGTTTGGACCGCGACGGCAGTCTCTACGACACGACCAAGCACGTATGGCTGCAGGGACGCCAAGCGTGGCTGTTTGCCAAGCTGTATCGCACGGTCGAGTCAAAACCCGAGTGGTTGGCGGCCGCGCGCTTGGGCGTTGATTTTCTGCAGCATTTCGCCATCCGTCCGGACCGGCGCGCCTATTTTTCCCTGACTGAGGATGGCAAGCCCATTCAGCTGCAGCGCAAAATCTTCTCTGAGTGCTTCTACACCATGGCACTAGCGGAGTTTTCCCGCGCGAGCGATCGCCCGGACTTACTAGCGGCAGCGCGCGACGAACTCGCAACGCTGTGGGATTGGGCGTACGACTGGAGCTATGTCGGTCGTCCGGTGCTGGCCGGTCAGCACCCCGCGCAGAGCCTTGCCGTACCGATGATTTTGCTCAACCTGATCGAAGAAATCGCACCGGACGACGCCAGCGAATACGCCGTCGAAGTCGAGGACTGCATCCGACGCATCCTACTGCACGTAAACTCGGACGAGCAGCTGGTCTACGAAACCGTTGCGCCGGACGGCAGCCAAATTGCTTCGCCACAAGGGCGCTTGCTCAATCCCGGACACGCGATCGAGGCTGGCTGGTTCCTGCAGCATTGGGCACAGCGCCTGCAGCGGGAGGATCTGTCCGCTGATGCGATCGCGATCGTGCGCTGGTCCTTCGCACGCGGGTGGGATGACGAATACGGTGGCATTTTCTACTTCCTCGACGCCGAGGGGTACTCGCCGACGCCGCTGGAGTGGTCGATGAAGCTGTGGTGGGTGCAATGCGAGGCGCTGTACGCGCACTTGCTTAATTTCTCTCTGACAGGCGATCGCGACGATTGGGATGCCTTCGAGCGCGTTGATGCCTACTGCTTCGAGCATTTCAGCGATCCGAAATTCGGCGAATGGTTCGGCTACTGCGATCGCCAAGGGAACGTCACCCATCGCTTTAAGGGCGGTCCCTACAAAGGCTGCTTCCACGTTCCGCGTGCCCTGTTGCTCTGTTGGCGTTTGCTGCAGGCGCTGGAGACTCCCAATACCCAATCCGTTGCTTAG
- the ndhO gene encoding NAD(P)H-quinone oxidoreductase subunit O produces MVTKLKRGSLVHALPEQLENSLEAGASDPRFPEYIFKTKGEILETDGDYAFVKFFVPTPPVWLRLDQLTPAE; encoded by the coding sequence ATGGTAACCAAACTGAAACGCGGCTCGTTGGTGCATGCTTTACCCGAGCAGCTTGAAAACAGTCTCGAAGCTGGGGCAAGCGACCCGCGCTTTCCGGAGTACATCTTCAAAACCAAAGGCGAAATCCTGGAAACGGATGGGGACTATGCATTTGTAAAATTCTTCGTGCCGACGCCGCCGGTGTGGTTGCGCCTCGATCAACTGACTCCTGCCGAGTAG
- the ptsP gene encoding phosphoenolpyruvate--protein phosphotransferase, with product MADRIRAGEAKTIQLAAPISGYALDLESVPDPVFSQKMVGDGVSVDPTTATLRAPVDGKIVQLHPSNHAVTLETAEGIEVLMHIGLDTVELRGKGFSPNVRLGDRVKAGDVLIEFDIDFVALHAKSLLTQMVVTNGDRVAEYIQQSGMVESGRDTVLELVLTEPANAAETTGGEVVISEPIVVPNPSGLHARPAAVLVNLAKKYRSNIQLLRGDDRANARSVVALMGLQIAHGDRITLNADGPDAKDAILALTAAIRSGLGEAGASPAPASIAQSDLKSPPPQPKSSDPNLIMGVAASSGLAVGKTFRVCEQTLNVDEQGESPARERRKLEDAIAAAALEVESLRAKVHAQGNPGKAAIFAAHQEILDDPDLLDTATSAIDKGKSAAFAWQQTYSAQAERLSQLSNELLAQRANDIRDVGQRVLRILTGVEAIAVKYPTNTILLAEDLTPSDMANLDRDRVVGFCTLAGGSTSHVAILARSMGIPALAGAEARVMDLADGTPVILNGTQGTLRLNASEAELERTQLRIARQKSMRAAELQTAFEPAITQDGHPVEVAANIGSLKDAEEAVALGAEGVGLLRTEFAFMERPQAPTEDEQTGIYRGIAEVLGPDKPAIIRTLDVGGDKPLPYLPMPHEENPFLGERGIRFGFDQPELQRTQLRAILRASTKGKLRVMFPMIGRIEELRMAKAMLEEERQRLDVPPVEIGIMLEVPSAAIMAERLAKEVDFFSVGTNDLTQYTLAMDRGHPKLAPCLDGLHPAVLGLIDLAVRGASQHGIWVGVCGGIGSDPQAVPILIGLGIKELSVSVSTIPSIKAQVRSLDLARCRDLAERALTLETASEVRNLVPLEGD from the coding sequence ATGGCTGATCGGATCCGCGCAGGTGAAGCCAAGACGATTCAGTTGGCCGCACCGATATCGGGCTACGCACTGGATCTAGAGTCGGTTCCAGACCCGGTCTTCTCCCAGAAGATGGTCGGGGATGGAGTTTCAGTCGATCCGACTACTGCAACGTTGAGGGCTCCAGTTGATGGGAAAATCGTTCAACTGCATCCGTCTAACCATGCAGTCACGCTCGAGACGGCTGAGGGCATTGAAGTGCTGATGCACATCGGGCTGGATACCGTGGAGTTGCGGGGGAAAGGATTTTCGCCCAACGTTCGCCTCGGCGATCGCGTGAAAGCTGGAGATGTCCTGATCGAGTTCGACATCGATTTCGTCGCTCTCCATGCCAAAAGTCTTTTGACGCAGATGGTTGTCACGAACGGCGATCGGGTCGCGGAGTATATCCAGCAGTCGGGGATGGTGGAATCCGGGCGCGACACCGTCCTGGAACTCGTATTGACCGAGCCAGCGAACGCTGCAGAAACAACTGGAGGCGAAGTCGTTATTTCAGAGCCGATCGTGGTTCCCAATCCCTCCGGGTTGCATGCCCGGCCGGCCGCAGTGCTCGTCAACTTGGCAAAGAAGTATCGCTCGAACATCCAGCTCCTGCGAGGAGACGATCGCGCCAATGCCCGGAGTGTCGTCGCCCTGATGGGACTGCAGATTGCCCATGGCGATCGGATTACCCTCAATGCGGACGGACCGGATGCTAAAGATGCCATTCTGGCGTTAACCGCAGCCATTCGCTCCGGGCTCGGTGAAGCAGGTGCCTCTCCCGCTCCTGCCAGTATCGCCCAATCCGACCTGAAGTCCCCTCCCCCTCAACCCAAGTCTTCGGACCCCAACCTCATCATGGGTGTCGCTGCTTCCTCGGGTCTCGCCGTTGGCAAAACTTTCCGAGTGTGCGAACAGACGTTGAATGTTGACGAGCAGGGCGAATCGCCAGCCCGCGAGCGTCGGAAGTTGGAGGATGCGATCGCCGCGGCGGCGCTAGAAGTCGAGTCCTTGCGTGCCAAAGTCCACGCTCAAGGGAATCCGGGCAAAGCCGCTATCTTTGCCGCCCACCAAGAAATTCTCGACGACCCCGACCTGCTCGACACGGCTACGAGCGCGATTGACAAGGGAAAAAGTGCTGCCTTCGCCTGGCAGCAAACGTACTCTGCCCAAGCAGAGCGGCTATCGCAACTGAGCAACGAGCTATTAGCACAGCGCGCAAACGACATCCGCGACGTCGGGCAGCGAGTTCTGCGTATTCTAACTGGGGTCGAAGCGATCGCCGTTAAATATCCCACCAATACCATCTTGCTGGCGGAAGACCTGACGCCTTCCGACATGGCTAACCTGGATCGCGACCGGGTTGTGGGGTTCTGTACGCTCGCCGGCGGTTCTACTTCCCACGTCGCCATCCTCGCGCGATCGATGGGCATTCCCGCTCTCGCAGGAGCCGAAGCCCGCGTGATGGACTTGGCAGATGGGACGCCCGTTATCCTGAACGGGACTCAGGGAACCCTCCGCCTCAATGCATCGGAGGCAGAACTCGAGCGGACCCAGCTCCGCATCGCGCGCCAAAAGTCCATGCGAGCAGCCGAACTACAGACTGCCTTCGAGCCTGCCATTACCCAAGACGGTCACCCAGTCGAAGTTGCAGCCAATATCGGCAGCCTAAAGGATGCAGAAGAAGCAGTTGCTCTCGGGGCGGAAGGAGTGGGGCTCTTGCGCACGGAGTTTGCGTTCATGGAACGCCCCCAGGCACCCACGGAGGACGAGCAAACTGGCATCTATCGGGGCATCGCAGAAGTATTGGGTCCGGATAAACCCGCTATCATCCGTACCTTGGATGTGGGGGGCGATAAACCCTTGCCCTATCTGCCAATGCCGCACGAGGAAAACCCGTTCTTGGGCGAGCGGGGTATTCGTTTCGGTTTCGACCAACCTGAATTACAACGCACCCAATTGCGGGCAATTCTCCGAGCCTCTACCAAGGGCAAATTGCGCGTTATGTTCCCGATGATCGGTCGCATCGAAGAACTGCGAATGGCAAAAGCCATGTTGGAAGAGGAGCGACAGCGCCTTGACGTCCCGCCCGTTGAGATCGGAATCATGCTCGAGGTGCCCTCAGCCGCAATCATGGCAGAGCGGCTTGCAAAGGAAGTGGATTTCTTCTCGGTCGGCACCAACGACCTTACCCAGTACACCCTGGCAATGGACCGCGGGCATCCCAAACTCGCCCCGTGTTTGGACGGACTTCACCCGGCGGTCTTGGGGTTGATCGACTTAGCGGTGAGAGGAGCCAGCCAACACGGCATATGGGTTGGAGTCTGCGGCGGCATCGGGAGCGACCCACAAGCGGTTCCTATCCTAATCGGGTTAGGCATCAAGGAATTGAGTGTCAGTGTTTCGACTATTCCCAGCATCAAGGCGCAGGTGCGATCGCTCGACCTCGCTCGCTGTCGAGATCTGGCTGAGCGCGCCCTAACCTTGGAAACGGCGTCTGAAGTTCGCAATCTTGTTCCTCTGGAAGGGGATTGA